The segment CCGTGGTTCTCCGTGGCACGTCCGATGCGTTACATGCTCCGCGAACAGAGGCTCCTCTTCGTCCTCGTCGGCATTGCGATCGCGACGGTCGTTTTCACAATCTTCCCACGCTCCACACAATCCTCCCCTTACTCGGATCCCTTCTCCGGCTACGGAATGAGATCCGAGGAGGAGTCGCACGTTCCGGGCCTCCCGGCCTTCCAGGCCCAGAGGAAGCCCAGCCTCGAGTACCTGAACCGGATGGGAGCAACCGGCGGGAAAATCCCGCTGGGGCTGAAACGCAAAGGGCTGAGAGTGGTGGTAACCGGTGGTGCCGGTTTCGTGGGATCGCATCTGGTGGATCGGTTGATGGCGAGGGGAGACACGGTGATCGTCGTTGACAATTTCTTCACGGGGCGTAAAGAGAACGTGATGCATCACTTCGGTAACCCTAACTTTGAACTCATACGACACGACGTCGTCGAGCCGATTCTCCTAGAGGTTGATCAGATCTATCATTTGGCGTGCCCTGCCTCACCTGTTCATTACAAGTTCAACCCCGTCAAGACTATCATatccttttctattttttttttatgtaattatGTTTTTGGAGTTGGAATGTTTTGGTTTGTTGTGTTCCTTGACTCTCGAGTGTACAAGACCAATGTGGTCGGAACGTTGAACATGCTTGGTTTGGCGAAGAGAGTCGGTGCTAGGTTTCTTCTGACGAGTACCAGTGAGGTTTACGGTGATCCTCTACAGCATCCTCAGGTTGAAACTTACTGGGGCAACGTTAATCCCATCGGTAATCTCTTCCTAATTAtccttttaagtttttttttaatagcgTGCTCTGTTTTGTTTGTTCATTCACTGGTTGTCGGAATCTGAAAACGTATTCCACAGTAACGTGTACACGACGACGTTTTGAGCGTCTCGTCTTATGTTagcttttgaatttttctttctttcaccGTGTCGGAAAATGCGCACGTTAGGGGGAGAGAGAGTTGATAAACAGGTGTTTTATGGTGCGCCTCACGTGCTTTCTTTTCAGATCTAGACCCCATTTTAAGTACGGTCAA is part of the Brassica rapa cultivar Chiifu-401-42 chromosome A09, CAAS_Brap_v3.01, whole genome shotgun sequence genome and harbors:
- the LOC103842085 gene encoding UDP-glucuronic acid decarboxylase 2, producing the protein MASELINRRHEADQPASDAYYPKPIKPWFSVARPMRYMLREQRLLFVLVGIAIATVVFTIFPRSTQSSPYSDPFSGYGMRSEEESHVPGLPAFQAQRKPSLEYLNRMGATGGKIPLGLKRKGLRVVVTGGAGFVGSHLVDRLMARGDTVIVVDNFFTGRKENVMHHFGNPNFELIRHDVVEPILLEVDQIYHLACPASPVHYKFNPVKTIKTNVVGTLNMLGLAKRVGARFLLTSTSEVYGDPLQHPQVETYWGNVNPIGVRSCYDEGKRTAETLAMDYHRGANVEVRIARIFNTYGPRMCIDDGRVVSNFVAQALRKEPLTVYGDGKQTRSFQFVSDLVEGLMRLMEGEHVGPFNLGNPGEFTMLELAKVVQETIDPNANIEFRPNTEDDPHKRKPDITKAKELLGWEPKVSLRQGLPLMVKDFRQRVFGDQKEGSSMATTITKTTSA